The following are encoded in a window of Pelecanus crispus isolate bPelCri1 chromosome 6, bPelCri1.pri, whole genome shotgun sequence genomic DNA:
- the RPUSD2 gene encoding pseudouridylate synthase RPUSD2 encodes MAEPGPGPGGGSGEAPGPGEKEGAAPAPKKRRLAAGERYVPPPRKLSAGVSFGAEHFAETSYYFEGGLRKVRPYYFDFRTYCKGRWVGRSLLHVFSTEFRAQPLAYYRAAARAGRLRLNEEPVRDLDVVLKNNDFLRNTVHRHEPPVTAQPIQILVEDDEVVVVDKPSSLPVHPCGRFRHNTVIFILGKEHDLKELHTIHRLDRMTSGVLMFAKTAEVSKRIDEQVRERQLEKEYVCRVVGEFPEHEVVCEEPILVVSYKVGVCRVDPKGKSCKTIFQRLSYNGKTSVVKCLPRTGRTHQIRVHLQYLGHPIVNDPIYNMEAWGPDRGKGGKIDKTDEELLKALVEEHRSKQSLDILGISEEDLNSNAENKDCGSSSDCTKSAQADPGTENSCPAEDAKDPERNDMAACPLNSDSNPETLEKNEELSSCEKQDGETGERSSEEKDPLCVECKITRRDPSPKELVMYLHALRYKGAEFEYCSKMPEWAVEDWEE; translated from the exons aTGGCGGAgccgggccccggcccgggcggcggcagcggggaggcgccgggccccggggagaaggagggagcgGCGCCGGCCCCTAAGAAGCGGCGGCTGGCGGCCGGGGAGCGCTACGTGCCGCCGCCGCGGAAGCTGAGCGCGGGGGTGAGCTTCGGGGCCGAGCACTTCGCCGAGACCTCCTACTACTTCGAGGGAGGGCTGCGCAAGGTGCGGCCCTACTACTTCGACTTCCGCACCTACTGCAAGGGCCGCTGGGTGGGCCGCAGCCTCCTCCACGTCTTCAGCACCGAGTTCCGTGCCCAGCCCCTCGCCTACtaccgcgccgccgcccgcgccggcCGCCTCCGCCTCAACGAGGAGCCCGTGCGCGACCTGGACGTCGTGCTCAAG AATAACGATTTTCTCAGGAATACGGTGCATCGCCACGAGCCGCCGGTCACTGCCCAGCCGATCCAGATCTTGGTGGAGGATGACGAGGTGGTGGTTGTGGACAAACCCTCCTCTTTGCCAGTACATCCCTGCGGCAGGTTTCGTCACAACACCGTCATCTTCATCCTCGGCAAAGAGCACGATCTAAAGGAGTTGCATACCATTCACCGACTTGATCGCATGACCTCGGGAGTGCTTATGTTTGCCAAGACCGCAGAGGTATCCAAGAGGATCGATGAGCAGGTTCGGGAGAGACAG CTGGAAAAGGAGTATGTCTGTCGTGTGGTGGGGGAGTTTCCAGAACACGAAGTGGTCTGTGAAGAGCCCATACTGGTTGTTTCTTACAAAGTGGGAGTGTGCCGCGTGGACCCCAAAGGGAAGTCCTGCAAAACTATCTTCCAGAGGCTCAGTTACAATGGCAAGACCAGCGTAGTCAAGTGTCTTCCACGTACTGGCCGCACCCACCAGATCCGGGTCCATTTGCAGTATTTGGGGCATCCTATTGTCAACGACCCCATCTATAATATGGAAGCCTGGGGCCCCGACAGGGGGAAAGGTGGCAAGATCGATAAAACGGATGAAGAACTCCTTAAAGCGCTGGTAGAGGAGCATCGTTCCAAACAGAGCCTGGATATCTTGGGTATTTCGGAGGAGGACTTGAACTCcaatgctgaaaataaagactGTGGTAGTTCAAGTGACTGCACAAAGTCTGCGCAGGCTGATCCTGGAACTGAGAACTCTTGCCCTGCTGAGGACGCTAAGGATCCTGAGAGGAATGACATGGCAGCTTGTCCGCTGAACTCTGATAGCAACCCGGAAAcgctggaaaaaaatgaagaactcTCTTCTTGTGAGAAGCAGGACGGAGAAACGGGAGAAAGGAGTTCGGAAGAGAAGGACCCTTTATGCGTGGAGTGTAAAATCACGAGGCGCGACCCATCGCCCAAGGAGCTGGTGATGTACCTGCATGCCTTGCGCTATAAGGGAGCGGAGTTTGAGTATTGCTCCAAGATGCCCGAGTGGGCGGTGGAAGACTGGGAGGAATGA